CTTACTATGATTATaggaaataagaaaacaaaggcAAACTGCTATTTCAAAATAACCTGTACTTACCATGCCGGAGATCTCTTCTTCTCGCCTTCTTTAGGGTTCTCTCCAACATATCTATCagagtttatttcatatttgtaAGTTGGTGGAAAGCTTATCATTCCCTCTTTCCATCCTTCAAATACATGCCCACTGCGAAGTTCTTTGCTTAGCTGCCAAACAAGATGAATCTTTAACAGttcctccaaaaaaaaaaaaaaaagcaagcaagATGCTGCTTAGAAGAAAATAGAGAGCATTGTTTGCAGAAAGTGCAAACCATTACATTACTCAAACGTGAGAAAGCTATCACTTCTAAAAGTACAAATCAATGTGTGAGGAAGCTATTCCTGACATGTTTGATCACAGTTGGTTTAAATCTATCCAGAAAACTTAACCAGTTAGAATACTACAAATGTCTCCTTCAAAGATAAGCCCTGTACCATCTTTCAAAACTCTAATATAAATCTTCTATTAGAACATTTACAGTTACAGATCCAATAATTCAGAAAGCAATAGTTTCCTCGTCAGGTGATTTGGTGAGTTTTGTCATTGTTATTATAGGAAGGATGAAATTTAAATCACTCTCTTATGATCCACATTACATCTAGATCTTAGAACAACATgcttctcaagaaaaaaaaaggtgtcaCTGATTAAAGAGGCTGAAACAATTCCAGAAGGCAGTGGAAACTTGATTGTTTATGAGTCTAACCTGATCACTGTTGATAAGTTGATCCCATTTCTTCAGAGCAACAAGCTTCCTGACCTCTGTGTCCAACATATTGAGACGATAATTCAAATCCCCAAACCAGAATATATGACTGTACAGAAGCACCCAATTATAAATACATTGACCAGGAAAATTATAGAGAACAGtcacaaaaggaaaagggattTTAAGTCATTGATAACACATCCAGTAACTATCATAAATCAACACGTATTTGTCATCACATGATAACTGTAAGAAAATTTACGCAGAAACAACTCATGTGTGCGTTTTCTGTTCTTGCAAGTAAATGTCTTGATACCTACACAAGGACCAGAAAAGGCACAAGTATAGCACTCTGGTGCAGTTGAGTTATTTATTTCCAGGAACTAGGTTTCTCAATGAAATCACACTATGATTATAAAACGGGAATATCCATTGAATTCCTAGGTTACTCCAACCAGTTTAATTTCCTAGGCAAATCATGAAAACTATTGAGCATGAGCATGGAGCTCAAGACAACCATATTGTAACCAGCTAGGAAAGATAATCCATGAGAAGATAAAGATGCCTGCTGAGTGCTATGAATAACACACAGCATCTAGACATGCATCACACAAATTTATTCATGGAATGAATTAGCATAAAGATGCTTAGTACTTGAGCAATTCAGTATTCTCTGCTGAAGTATTATTtggaaatacaataaaaaagcaAAGTCATGAAACATAGTGcatattgaagtttaatatcAAAAGGTTGCTTACTCATGAGATGGAATTGTCTGTGGTTGATTGGCGTCCGTGACAGATGAGAAATGGGTACGTCGTATAATTTCATAGACATCAGCATTACGCCTTTGTTCAGCCCCATCTTTCTGACCTGAGGTCAGATGAGAACAAACAAAGCACAGCCTTGACTGGAAAAGAGACATGCTAACGGAAACAGATCCCTGCATCAGCAGCAGCCTCTAATAAGATGCTGGCAAAGCAAAGGGAAGCATGTTCAACTATGATCAATGCAAATGTTATCTTCTCTATGTTCCATGCAATACTCTTCAGTATGAAACCATCCCCCAGCATTACATCACAATATGGAGGCGGTGATCTCATCCCATCTAACATACAAAAGGTAACAATGTATAAAACATTTACTCCCAATTATAGCAAAATTAAGACAGTAGCCTCCATAGCATGATGCAACCTGATGTGTTGCACTGCTGCAACGACTGGAATTACAGCTGGCATGTTGTACAATTATGACACTGCTTTATTAGttctctttttctattttgtgtTCCTTTTGTCTACATACTTGAGTTGCACAAAAATATCCTAGTGAAAAAGTCTATATACTTCATATAAATGCATGtagaaataaaacatatttgtcGACTATTGTGATGAACAAAGAAAATGGAAGAACAGGCAGTACCTTGTTTCCCATATAGCCCATCAGACCAACTCCAACAGGAGAGACCTCCAAATTGTTTATGTGTCTCCTCAACCTCTTGCGCACCCAAATTGATACATATATTCCTACCATTTGCTTGCTAACAATTCGCACATACTTAGTGAGTGGCCTGCCATTATCTTTGATGATTTCACTGTAACATTGATCGCTTGGTACTTCTAAGAAAGTGTCATCCTCTGCTTCAGATAACCAATCAGGGACCTCGGAGAAAGAATCAATAACTTCAGGGACTTCAGGAACCTTGTGCCTCTGTTGTTGCTCCACCCACATTGAGCCTAAATTTCCAAAACTGTGGTGAGATCTTTTCAGTCCACTCCTGTTCAGAGCAATATTCTGAGGACTAAATAATGATGGATTCTCTGTCCAACTGAAGCCTATTCTTGCAGAACTGCTCGATACTCTCCGTAACTTGGAATTGGAAGATATGACTTCTTGTGGGGTGGCAGCCAATGAATGTTCAGGCCAGTCTAATCTACTTTCACAGTCAATTCCATATACTCTCTTTAAGTGCAAATTCTTTCCTATACCAATTGCTTTGCCAAACTCCAGTATGTTGGATTCACAACCATCAGCAGCTTCTATATAGTCCTCATTTATCATCTCTAATGGTAGAGAATCAACCTCATCTGCAAGTTCATCAGCAACTGAAGAAGTTCTTAATACTGGTGAGGGAGGGGCACTATAAcatttgtattttctttcagGTTGTAGCGATTTGTTCAGAGTCCTTCTAATGATTTCCTCCCATTTTGTAATTGGTCTGTTACTCTCTGCTCCCAGAACATTCCCAGCATTCAGAGGGACCACCTCTTGGAAACtgttcaaggaaaaaaataaaaagaacgcTAAAATCTATTGTATACAAATGTTAACAAGCACATAGAATATTATAGGAATGGATGTATCCTCTTTTGGAGTAGCTTCTAAAACTGTACATTCTGGACCCAAGCAGCTGGGGTCTGATAATTATTAGGGTGGGTTTTTTGGGATAATTCTGGTTGAGGGACTGATCAGGTGTGGGCCACAAGATGTACAACTGGCCCTCTGATTTCCAGCTGCCATCCACTTGCTGAGAAACAGCAAATCCCAGAAATACAGAATGAGTTATTAGcatattttttcttaagtttttcaTGTGTATGCTCTAGAAACAAGTGACAACCAGATGCTGCTTGGATTGCAGATGATTCAATTAAAGCTTTAGATTTCCAATCAGTTCCTTACTCTGGAATGCATAGTTGACCAATTGATGCCAGATTCTTTGAGGGCTAGACCATAACAAGAAATAAAGTCAGCTTTGTTAGTTATGTACTTATAATCTGATTCTCTACAAGGAAAATCCTCTGCGGGATTTCTTAACAAATAGATCCAAAGATTTTCTGAACATTGCAATCAAACAGATCAGAGAACACAGAAGCAATCACATTCGCAAACAAAGTAGGGCATATGCATGCATGAAGACATAGAGAGAACGATTGTAAAGATTTCTGGATACAAAAAAAAGCATTGGATATGTGTACATATAAACTCTTACAACAAGTCCAGTCATCAAGACGAGAAATCAAAGCGATGAAATACTCACCCAATGATGTAAATGTCTGCTGGTTCTTCTGTACAAAGCCAATCATCAATATCAAGATCCTCGAATGGAAGTCTTCCAGCAACATTCCAAGTACCTATTGTCACCCTACAATAACCAAATGTTTAACACAGTATTCTTAAGAATTAAAATCCTTAGCCTAATATTCAAAGAATAAGCAGATTACAGCCAACCTCACATCCTTCATATTTATGTATTGAAGACGCAGAGTTTCGGATTTCCCTCGCTTGTGTCTTGATGGATAGCCCTTGGAAGGTGCATCTGGATCaattaaacatcaaaacaacAGATGATCACAAACCGGCCTTGTATGTAATCAGATGAGATAAAATGATCTTTCCATAATTCGCAAGTCCACTACGAAGCATATAATCAACTATTTCTTTATGTTTCAGCAGAACCATAACAAAACAGCTTTCTTCCAAATTCAAGAAACCAAATTGTCAATAACAAGTTGCAACAGAATCTTAAATCACAAAAAGTGCCTTGCTCACacacaagaaagaaaagaaaagcaacatCACATAGATGAGAGTTGCACAATGTAAAAGACTTTGAATGACCAGTATAGCTCAATTTCTGACCCACAATTACAAATACTTCAAAAGCTTAAACTTTTGCAAGTAAACCTCGAAATCTTACTCTTGGGGAAGCTCAAATTTCTAAAAATCTTAATGAAAAGGGAAACTGGTGACAGGCAATAGGACCGAGTGATACATTCAAGAGACAACATATGCCATTAAGCTTGAATGCATTGAAAATGACAAAAGGAGGCTCAATAACAGATAAAGAAAAGGATTGTTGCCTGAAATTCGACTCTGAAACACATATGGGTTCCCATGTGTCCGATTTGCATGATCCTCATTCACATTAACTCTTTCATCTTTAACAGGGGACGCTGTATAAAAATTGACAGAACATGATCAAGCACGTAGTAGTTAGAGTAATTAATAAAGAATGATGACAAGTTTACACTAAAACCATACCGTCATCTTCACTCTCAGTTTCAGTGTATTCATCTTCACTAAAATCATAAACCTTGGGCTTTATGTTCAACCATTTCTTCATCACAAGTGAAGGCCAGAAAGGCTGCAACCAAATGCAACTCTCCAAAATAAACAACATGCAGAACCatctaaagaaacaaaaagagaaagaaatgcaAGCAGTGCCAAGGCAAGGAGCATTTAAGCATACCTCAGCTCGCTTCCCTCTCCTGGTCCTCATTCTGAATCAAGAACAAAGATTTGCAAAACAATTTATATAGCAGACTTTCGAAGAAAAACAAGACCTTCAAAAGGGAACAGGAACAGGCGTGGGATTGTCACCATCCTAGGAGATTagcattaaaataaaagatttaaagaCCATTATAAAACAACAAGGCCTAATGCTAGGCTTCTTGTGATgccaaccacaaaaaaaaaaaaaaaaagattcatacTAGGTGCAAACAGAAAGGACAGAAAAAGTGTGGACATATTTACAGCAATCCACAATCTCAAGTTGCCAAATAAGAATAATTCAATGGTCCACGGACACGTCTTAGATTTTCTGATACAAAAACATCCCTGTatgatattatagaaaattCAACATATCTAAAATCAAGTTCTATCGAAAGGTCACTTTCTCCTTTAACAATACAGTGCTACAAAGCACACTTGAAATCAATTGATGTCACTGCCATTACAACTGCAAGCGTACAGGCAAGTAGGCCACTAAAGTGACAGTTAAACACAGCATAAAAGAAATACACATTGCCCCCAGATCCTAATCAAACCTGGAGGAAATCCAACAGGGAATTTTCCATAATGCAAATCACTGATCCTTAATCACATCATAAATCCAAATCAAGGTGGGAGCCCCGGCCCACATCAATCTAATAAAGTTTATGGACGAAAGCTGATCAAGAGGAGTGACTATAAATTAATAGAGAACAAACAAATTAGGCTCCATACATAAACAAAACTGAGCATACCTCCAGTCACAGCCTAGATTTGAAACGCACCAGAACAAGACAGCCTCAAACatgcaaatattttaatagCCAAGGAAGTGGGGGTTGAcactaaaatatagttttatgtCAAACAGATAATCCATaagtaattaagaaaatattatattcaaaGGACAACTGTGACTCGTTGGTAGGACAgtgattctttttattgttaaaatttttatattgcatGATATTTAGAGACACAGATGTCATGTGTAAGAGAAATGACCCTTGAACTGATGCAAAAGTGGACAACAAAAGATGGGTTCAGCGCACTATATGTGAAGACGAAGCGCTCTCCCAtgtttttcaactttcaactaTTATTAAAACTcc
This genomic interval from Populus alba chromosome 1, ASM523922v2, whole genome shotgun sequence contains the following:
- the LOC118039295 gene encoding type I inositol polyphosphate 5-phosphatase 2 isoform X2, producing the protein MLLEDFHSRILILMIGFVQKNQQTFTSLALKESGINWSTMHSRQVDGSWKSEGQLYILWPTPDQSLNQNYPKKPTLIIIRPQLLGSRIFQEVVPLNAGNVLGAESNRPITKWEEIIRRTLNKSLQPERKYKCYSAPPSPVLRTSSVADELADEVDSLPLEMINEDYIEAADGCESNILEFGKAIGIGKNLHLKRVYGIDCESRLDWPEHSLAATPQEVISSNSKLRRVSSSSARIGFSWTENPSLFSPQNIALNRSGLKRSHHSFGNLGSMWVEQQQRHKVPEVPEVIDSFSEVPDWLSEAEDDTFLEVPSDQCYSEIIKDNGRPLTKYVRIVSKQMVGIYVSIWVRKRLRRHINNLEVSPVGVGLMGYMGNKGSVSVSMSLFQSRLCFVCSHLTSGQKDGAEQRRNADVYEIIRRTHFSSVTDANQPQTIPSHDHIFWFGDLNYRLNMLDTEVRKLVALKKWDQLINSDQLSKELRSGHVFEGWKEGMISFPPTYKYEINSDRYVGENPKEGEKKRSPAWCDRVLWFGKGIKQLLYKRSELRLSDHRPVSSMFLVEVEVFDHRKLQKALNANSAAVHPEIFLD
- the LOC118039295 gene encoding type I inositol polyphosphate 5-phosphatase 2 isoform X1 codes for the protein MRTRRGKRAEPFWPSLVMKKWLNIKPKVYDFSEDEYTETESEDDASPVKDERVNVNEDHANRTHGNPYVFQSRISDAPSKGYPSRHKRGKSETLRLQYINMKDVRVTIGTWNVAGRLPFEDLDIDDWLCTEEPADIYIIGFQEVVPLNAGNVLGAESNRPITKWEEIIRRTLNKSLQPERKYKCYSAPPSPVLRTSSVADELADEVDSLPLEMINEDYIEAADGCESNILEFGKAIGIGKNLHLKRVYGIDCESRLDWPEHSLAATPQEVISSNSKLRRVSSSSARIGFSWTENPSLFSPQNIALNRSGLKRSHHSFGNLGSMWVEQQQRHKVPEVPEVIDSFSEVPDWLSEAEDDTFLEVPSDQCYSEIIKDNGRPLTKYVRIVSKQMVGIYVSIWVRKRLRRHINNLEVSPVGVGLMGYMGNKGSVSVSMSLFQSRLCFVCSHLTSGQKDGAEQRRNADVYEIIRRTHFSSVTDANQPQTIPSHDHIFWFGDLNYRLNMLDTEVRKLVALKKWDQLINSDQLSKELRSGHVFEGWKEGMISFPPTYKYEINSDRYVGENPKEGEKKRSPAWCDRVLWFGKGIKQLLYKRSELRLSDHRPVSSMFLVEVEVFDHRKLQKALNANSAAVHPEIFLD